One Flavobacterium sp. 90 DNA segment encodes these proteins:
- a CDS encoding PRTRC system ThiF family protein, translating to MNTLKSMHFTDNYLINPTNPITVNLIGAGGTGSRMLTELARMNHSLIALGHTGLQVCLYDDDSITPANQGRQLFADTELGLYKSVALINRTNRFFGTSWKAVSEQFNTSNLKTFPNNGRANIYISCVDTISARFEIAQILEGFKNTDGYQRSKPLYWLDIGNSQNTGQALLATIGNIKQPASKLYNTVSDLPMITEEFQELLQGQNENNEPSCSLAEALEKQDLFINSTLASMGASLLWKLFREGMTQQRGFFLNLATFRSEPIKAG from the coding sequence CAGTAAACCTGATTGGCGCAGGTGGTACGGGAAGCAGAATGCTGACCGAACTTGCCCGAATGAACCACAGCCTTATAGCACTTGGTCATACTGGTTTGCAGGTCTGTCTTTATGACGATGATAGTATAACCCCTGCCAATCAGGGAAGACAACTCTTTGCAGATACTGAATTGGGGCTTTATAAATCCGTGGCGCTTATAAACCGAACCAACCGCTTTTTTGGGACTTCTTGGAAAGCAGTTTCCGAGCAGTTCAATACCTCTAATCTTAAAACCTTTCCAAATAATGGCAGGGCAAATATTTACATCAGCTGTGTGGATACCATATCGGCACGTTTTGAAATCGCACAAATCCTTGAGGGTTTTAAAAATACTGATGGTTATCAGCGCAGTAAACCCCTTTATTGGCTTGACATTGGCAACAGCCAAAATACAGGACAGGCTCTGCTTGCCACCATAGGTAACATCAAACAGCCCGCTTCCAAATTGTATAATACAGTTTCAGATCTTCCGATGATAACTGAGGAATTTCAAGAACTGTTGCAAGGACAGAACGAGAATAACGAGCCGAGCTGTTCCCTTGCCGAGGCTCTGGAAAAACAAGATTTATTTATAAATAGCACACTCGCCTCTATGGGAGCTTCCCTGCTGTGGAAACTCTTTCGGGAAGGAATGACACAGCAAAGAGGGTTCTTTTTGAACCTTGCCACTTTCAGGTCAGAACCTATAAAGGCGGGCTGA